In a genomic window of Alteromonas gilva:
- a CDS encoding glycine cleavage system protein R, translating into MKPVIFTIIGKDRPGLVDAVAKKVYEYGGNWQGSSFAHMAGQFAGFVEARVPGDKHQDLITALNALEGLQVQSQSVSETSDTAHDLLTIEVMGNDQPGIVQEITSVLHRFSLNIMHFDSTCESAPNWGSEMFKARLQVKVPAEVNQDDVKDALEAVANDLVVDITTTL; encoded by the coding sequence ATGAAGCCTGTCATCTTCACGATTATCGGTAAAGACCGGCCCGGTCTGGTGGATGCCGTTGCTAAGAAAGTATACGAATATGGCGGTAACTGGCAAGGCAGCAGCTTTGCCCATATGGCCGGTCAGTTTGCCGGCTTTGTTGAAGCTCGGGTACCAGGTGATAAGCATCAGGACTTAATTACAGCGTTAAACGCCCTGGAGGGATTACAGGTTCAGTCGCAGTCGGTGTCCGAAACCAGCGATACCGCTCATGATTTGCTCACTATTGAGGTCATGGGGAATGACCAGCCTGGCATTGTGCAGGAGATCACCAGCGTATTGCACCGGTTCAGCCTTAACATTATGCACTTTGATTCCACCTGCGAAAGTGCGCCTAACTGGGGCAGTGAAATGTTTAAAGCCCGCCTGCAGGTTAAAGTACCGGCAGAGGTAAATCAGGATGACGTTAAAGATGCCCTTGAGGCAGTGGCTAACGATTTGGTGGTCGATATTACTACCACTCTTTGA
- the ppk1 gene encoding polyphosphate kinase 1 yields the protein MEPTDLYYPKELSWLSFNERVLQEAADENNPAVERLRFLGIYSNNLDEFFRVRVADVKRLILIAHNEDNEEEGRRQRQLMFEIQKKVSELSKKFDKIHNQVVKNLARYNIHILQKHQLNDYQRNWVRNYFVNKVLRHIAPVLIDKKTDLLSRLNGTAVYLYVALRREGRNPRFAALQIPTSEISRFHLIPPEKSRKNKHIILLDDMIQLSIEDVFRGFVKFDTLESYSFKMTRDSEYSINDEIDESYVEKMSESMKQRLIAEPVRVIHDQDMPQDMVEDLQKRLKVTKLDTLNAAGNYRNFKDFIGFPNVGRDYLENSKLPAIDSRDFSRYNTVFDAISAHDILLYYPYHRFLHFTEFVRQAAFDPNVKSIRLNIYRVASQSRIVSSLIDAVDNGKKVTVVVELRARFDEEANIEWSKRMTDAGIRVVLGVPSLKIHSKLCIVSREERGKLMHYAHFGTGNFNEKTAKIYTDFSLFTKNQEMAEEGNAVFDLINYPYRRYKFQHLQISPLNARTKIQSLIRQEIQFLKEGHEAAITFKINNLEDKELIDDLYRASQAGIKIRGIVRGMCCLRPGIPGLSENITITSIVDRFLEHPRVMIFNGGGNRKVFISSADWMTRNMDNRIEVGAPIYDPALQQRIVDIMEIQFKDTLKARVIDKDHLNLYVKRGNRKKLRSQEEIYSYLKQAETDK from the coding sequence ATGGAACCAACCGATTTATACTACCCCAAGGAACTCAGCTGGCTGTCATTTAACGAGCGTGTGCTGCAGGAAGCCGCCGACGAAAATAACCCAGCCGTAGAGCGCCTGCGATTTTTAGGTATTTATTCGAATAATCTGGACGAGTTTTTCCGGGTCCGGGTAGCCGATGTTAAACGGCTCATTCTTATTGCTCACAATGAAGATAACGAAGAAGAAGGCCGGCGTCAGCGTCAGTTGATGTTCGAAATACAAAAGAAAGTCAGTGAGCTGTCTAAAAAATTCGACAAGATCCATAACCAGGTAGTTAAAAATCTGGCCCGCTACAATATTCATATATTGCAAAAGCACCAGCTTAACGACTACCAGCGTAACTGGGTGCGTAACTATTTTGTCAATAAAGTACTGCGCCATATTGCACCGGTTCTAATCGATAAAAAAACCGACCTGCTCAGCCGCTTAAATGGCACAGCCGTGTACTTATATGTCGCTTTGCGACGTGAAGGTCGTAACCCGCGCTTTGCTGCGCTGCAGATCCCTACTTCAGAGATTTCGCGTTTTCACCTTATTCCGCCAGAAAAAAGCCGTAAAAACAAACATATAATACTGCTCGATGACATGATCCAGCTGTCGATTGAAGACGTGTTTCGCGGATTTGTAAAGTTTGATACGCTCGAATCGTATTCATTTAAAATGACCCGCGACTCCGAATACTCAATTAACGACGAGATTGACGAAAGTTACGTAGAAAAAATGTCCGAAAGTATGAAACAGCGCCTCATCGCTGAGCCCGTGCGGGTTATCCACGATCAGGATATGCCCCAGGACATGGTCGAGGATCTGCAGAAGCGGCTTAAGGTAACCAAGCTTGATACCCTCAATGCCGCGGGCAACTATCGTAATTTTAAAGACTTTATTGGCTTCCCCAATGTTGGGCGTGATTATCTCGAAAACAGTAAACTACCGGCGATTGATAGCCGTGACTTTTCCCGTTACAACACGGTATTTGATGCCATTTCAGCCCACGATATCCTGTTGTATTACCCCTATCATCGTTTTTTACACTTTACTGAGTTTGTGCGTCAGGCGGCGTTTGACCCTAATGTTAAATCCATCCGTCTGAACATCTACCGGGTAGCCAGTCAATCGCGCATTGTCAGTTCATTAATTGATGCGGTTGATAACGGTAAAAAAGTGACCGTGGTGGTAGAACTGCGCGCCCGTTTTGATGAAGAGGCCAATATTGAATGGTCTAAACGCATGACTGACGCCGGTATACGGGTTGTGTTGGGCGTACCTTCGCTAAAGATCCACTCTAAATTATGTATAGTGTCACGCGAGGAACGCGGCAAATTAATGCACTATGCGCACTTCGGTACGGGTAACTTTAACGAGAAAACTGCCAAGATTTATACTGACTTCAGCCTGTTTACCAAGAATCAGGAAATGGCCGAAGAAGGGAATGCGGTATTTGACTTAATCAACTACCCGTATCGCCGCTATAAATTTCAGCACCTGCAAATTTCACCGTTAAACGCACGGACCAAAATACAATCCCTCATTCGCCAGGAAATACAGTTTTTGAAGGAAGGCCACGAAGCGGCCATCACATTTAAAATTAACAACCTGGAAGACAAAGAGCTGATTGATGATTTATACCGCGCCAGTCAGGCCGGTATTAAAATTCGCGGCATTGTGCGCGGTATGTGCTGTCTGCGGCCGGGGATTCCGGGCCTGAGTGAAAACATTACCATCACCTCAATTGTTGACCGTTTCCTTGAGCACCCCCGCGTGATGATTTTTAATGGCGGTGGCAACCGAAAGGTATTTATCTCCTCGGCTGACTGGATGACCCGCAACATGGATAATCGTATTGAGGTAGGCGCGCCAATATACGATCCTGCTCTACAGCAACGGATTGTTGATATTATGGAAATTCAGTTTAAGGATACCCTCAAAGCGCGGGTTATCGACAAAGACCACCTAAACCTCTATGTTAAGCGTGGAAATCGCAAAAAGCTGCGTTCTCAGGAAGAGATATATTCATATTTAAAACAGGCTGAAACAGATAAATGA
- the phoU gene encoding phosphate signaling complex protein PhoU, protein MRQVELNTHISGRFNIELENLRNSVMAMGGEVEQQLTDTLKAINTNNPGLAETVIVNDLKVNSMEIQIDEECLRIIAKRHPTASDLRLIMTISKAITDIERMGDEIERIAKLVTRNKIPASASIKSSMLQIGQQVKAMMSGTFDAFARQDEEAALSVYEQDNQIDSEYKALLNFTTLEMARSNDDMEDWLEVLWALRSLERIGDRCKNICEYIVSLTRGRDVRHMPLENLQQKLDDLS, encoded by the coding sequence ATGCGACAGGTTGAACTTAACACTCATATTTCAGGCCGGTTTAATATTGAACTGGAGAATCTGCGTAATTCGGTTATGGCCATGGGCGGCGAGGTAGAGCAGCAGTTGACCGACACGTTAAAAGCCATCAACACCAATAATCCCGGCCTGGCCGAAACGGTCATTGTTAACGATCTGAAAGTAAATTCCATGGAAATTCAGATTGACGAGGAGTGTTTACGGATCATCGCCAAGCGCCATCCCACGGCCAGCGATCTACGCCTTATCATGACCATTTCTAAAGCCATTACCGATATTGAACGTATGGGCGACGAAATTGAACGTATTGCCAAGCTGGTTACCCGTAATAAGATCCCCGCATCGGCATCCATCAAAAGCAGCATGCTACAAATTGGTCAGCAGGTGAAGGCGATGATGAGCGGTACCTTTGACGCCTTTGCGCGCCAGGACGAAGAGGCTGCTTTGAGTGTTTATGAGCAGGATAATCAAATAGATAGCGAATATAAAGCGCTGCTGAATTTCACTACGCTGGAAATGGCGCGCTCCAATGATGACATGGAGGACTGGCTGGAGGTGTTGTGGGCATTGCGTTCGTTGGAGAGAATTGGCGATCGCTGTAAAAATATCTGCGAGTACATCGTGTCGTTAACGCGGGGCCGCGACGTGCGGCACATGCCGCTGGAAAACTTGCAACAGAAACTCGATGATCTAAGCTAG
- a CDS encoding ABC transporter permease subunit produces MNVAAQQASILKKRYRRDKIARYVITAFGFVVLLTMVILIWHLFTQASGVIKTPSVKAQHQVAAPEQGKFLYVGDVSNGQAALVAGQECGIWLARMHDNQLTARDSVRRPCSHTLGAVTSYGQAYVTDVSASGQVRLLPVPPANRPLQHNRVVEPAVASEISFALPAGLWERQLGWQLTMGKRWIVMQVETADSQIIQWINRDNPAQIIRHEYAATQRIVMLPDTSQIVLINGATLTFVDQYDQRLDQVTLEHDITWADTIVKNRSLYVGLSDNTLMRLSVYNQAGVLRYQPTYTLSLQAGERPLAMASHASTNGLALVTDQHQLLLINRVSGDIVQRIPLAIQPTGVSWFDSRLYVYGGNNYLQMNINDMGGLTTFNSLFAPQVYEGYPNADQIWQTSSATDYQETKMSLMPLLIGSLKASSLALLIAIPLAFGAAVYTAYFAQSRVRDSLKPTIEMLEAVPSVLIGFIAAIWLAPLAERFLFSFAVFLVTLPVMLLLIALVQHRIAESLSGKLQTFAEVLFPTLGILLFGYVCVVWAPELLLLWLGLDDFTFFANAFEVPVGKTTILVAIALGLAISPSIYSLAEDAISGVPASLKQASYALGATRLQTLRRVVLHVALPGIVAAVMLGFGRAFGETMIVLMVTGNTPIADWDLLAGLRALTANLAIELPEAEVGNIHYQVLFLTACILFSFTFVVNTLAELLRQRLRKVANYG; encoded by the coding sequence ATGAATGTAGCAGCTCAACAGGCAAGTATCCTCAAAAAGCGCTATCGCCGCGATAAAATCGCCCGGTATGTGATCACCGCTTTTGGGTTTGTTGTGCTGCTGACCATGGTAATTCTTATATGGCATTTGTTTACTCAGGCTTCCGGGGTTATAAAGACCCCCAGTGTTAAAGCACAACATCAGGTTGCCGCGCCCGAACAAGGGAAGTTTTTATACGTTGGCGATGTCAGCAATGGCCAGGCGGCGTTAGTTGCCGGCCAGGAATGCGGGATTTGGTTGGCGCGAATGCACGACAACCAGTTGACTGCGCGCGACTCGGTTCGTCGTCCCTGCTCTCATACATTAGGTGCAGTCACGTCATACGGGCAAGCATATGTGACTGATGTTTCTGCATCAGGTCAGGTAAGACTGCTTCCTGTGCCACCCGCTAACAGGCCTTTGCAGCACAACAGAGTTGTTGAGCCTGCTGTGGCCAGCGAAATTTCTTTTGCACTGCCCGCAGGACTCTGGGAGCGGCAGCTAGGCTGGCAGTTAACAATGGGCAAACGCTGGATTGTCATGCAGGTAGAGACAGCTGACAGCCAAATTATCCAGTGGATCAACCGCGATAATCCTGCGCAAATTATCCGTCACGAGTATGCGGCAACGCAGCGTATAGTCATGTTGCCCGATACCAGCCAAATTGTATTAATTAACGGCGCAACGCTCACATTTGTGGATCAGTATGACCAGCGTTTAGATCAGGTAACGCTTGAGCACGATATTACCTGGGCAGACACCATCGTTAAAAATCGCTCGCTGTATGTAGGGTTGTCCGATAATACCCTGATGCGGCTCAGTGTTTACAACCAGGCCGGTGTTTTGCGCTATCAGCCTACCTATACGCTTTCGTTGCAAGCTGGCGAACGTCCGCTGGCGATGGCCTCTCATGCCAGTACCAATGGCCTGGCCTTAGTTACTGACCAGCATCAGCTATTGCTTATAAACCGGGTCAGCGGCGACATCGTTCAACGCATCCCGCTGGCAATCCAGCCCACTGGCGTAAGCTGGTTCGACTCGCGGTTATATGTCTATGGCGGTAATAATTATCTGCAAATGAACATTAATGATATGGGCGGCCTGACCACGTTTAACAGTTTGTTCGCGCCACAAGTTTACGAGGGGTATCCCAACGCCGATCAGATCTGGCAAACCAGCAGCGCCACCGACTACCAGGAAACTAAAATGAGTTTGATGCCGTTGCTGATTGGCAGTTTAAAAGCCTCGTCACTGGCATTGTTGATTGCTATTCCGCTGGCTTTTGGTGCGGCTGTCTATACGGCTTATTTTGCCCAGTCGCGGGTGCGTGACAGTTTGAAACCCACCATTGAGATGCTCGAAGCCGTGCCCTCGGTGTTGATTGGCTTTATTGCCGCCATCTGGCTGGCACCGCTGGCAGAACGGTTTTTATTTTCGTTTGCAGTGTTTCTGGTCACCTTGCCCGTGATGTTATTACTGATTGCGTTGGTACAGCACCGCATTGCCGAAAGCTTAAGTGGCAAATTGCAAACCTTTGCCGAAGTGTTGTTTCCAACGCTCGGCATTTTGTTATTTGGTTATGTCTGTGTGGTGTGGGCGCCGGAATTGCTTTTATTGTGGCTGGGCCTGGATGATTTCACCTTCTTTGCGAATGCCTTTGAGGTGCCGGTAGGTAAAACAACTATTTTGGTAGCCATTGCGCTGGGTCTGGCTATTTCGCCGAGCATTTATTCGCTGGCTGAAGATGCCATAAGTGGAGTGCCAGCGAGTTTAAAGCAAGCGTCTTATGCCCTTGGTGCGACGCGTTTACAAACCTTGCGTCGGGTAGTATTGCACGTGGCATTACCCGGCATTGTTGCTGCTGTGATGTTAGGCTTTGGACGCGCGTTTGGCGAGACCATGATTGTACTGATGGTGACAGGCAACACGCCTATTGCCGATTGGGATTTGCTCGCCGGGTTGCGGGCACTCACTGCTAACCTGGCCATTGAACTCCCCGAAGCCGAAGTGGGTAACATTCATTATCAGGTGTTATTTTTAACTGCTTGTATTCTTTTCAGCTTTACGTTTGTGGTGAATACACTTGCTGAACTGCTGCGGCAGCGGTTGCGTAAGGTTGCTAATTATGGGTAA
- the pstB gene encoding phosphate ABC transporter ATP-binding protein PstB, whose product MLKLFEREQLDLARLSPEQSAMDVRDLNLRFGQKHVLHNITMRIPKHRITAFIGQSGCGKSSLLSCFNRMNDLIDTSKTEGEIIIDGRDINSKKENLSLLRSQVGMVFQRPNPFPMSVYENVCYGLRLQGVKQRRQLDDAVEQALIEAALWDEVKDRLFEPATTLSGGQQQRLVIARALALKPSILLLDEPTSALDPLTTLIIEELMAELKKRCTIVIVTHNMQQAARVSDYTAFLHQGELIEYSDSDTLFTMPDKKQTEDYITGRYG is encoded by the coding sequence ATGCTGAAACTGTTCGAACGGGAACAACTGGACTTAGCCAGGTTGTCACCTGAGCAATCTGCTATGGATGTGCGTGACTTGAATTTACGCTTTGGCCAAAAGCATGTGCTGCACAATATTACCATGCGTATTCCGAAACACCGTATCACTGCTTTTATAGGGCAGTCGGGGTGTGGCAAGTCGTCGCTGTTAAGCTGTTTTAATCGTATGAACGATCTTATTGATACCAGCAAAACTGAGGGTGAAATTATTATCGACGGGCGTGATATCAACAGCAAAAAAGAGAACCTCTCGTTGCTGCGCTCGCAGGTGGGTATGGTATTTCAGCGGCCTAATCCCTTCCCCATGAGTGTGTATGAAAATGTGTGTTACGGCTTGCGTTTACAAGGGGTTAAGCAACGCCGCCAGCTTGATGATGCGGTGGAACAAGCCCTTATCGAAGCAGCACTGTGGGATGAAGTAAAAGATCGTCTTTTTGAACCGGCAACGACCTTGTCAGGCGGACAACAACAGCGCCTGGTGATTGCCCGGGCGCTGGCATTAAAACCATCGATACTGTTGCTCGATGAACCTACGTCTGCGCTCGATCCGCTCACCACCCTGATCATCGAAGAACTCATGGCAGAGCTTAAAAAACGCTGCACCATTGTGATTGTCACCCATAATATGCAGCAGGCCGCGCGGGTATCCGATTACACTGCCTTCCTGCACCAGGGCGAGCTGATTGAGTACAGCGACAGCGATACGCTGTTTACCATGCCCGATAAAAAACAAACCGAAGACTACATTACCGGCCGTTACGGTTAA
- the pstA gene encoding phosphate ABC transporter permease PstA: MGKWSIRQLLSHRQQQSYVINLGAFCAALLVVALVCLLGLITLRGVDYFWPRPVESITFTSPTGEVKNVYAQIGERHINSAQQNATAEVLFQYSDQHHPYGRQVLIESHNMGQVSSAPLAANILLTDGTRVFSQPIDILLPNGEKASLQRFQEVRDTVGHIRQQIESLRETRLAPIHRNLAQLDLKEVEANAPARLRLYESFDHWQQEVLRFETQLREYQLHTRFSDGAEFVIPIDSIARLSYPGQLDVLGKLKLVWSGVGDFLTQAPKQANTAGGVFPALFGTVLMIFVMTILVTPFGVLAAVYLVEYAPNNHFTSVIRICVSNMAGVPSIVYGVFGLGFFVYSVGGSIDELFFSDSLPAPTMGTPGVFWASLTMAILTLPVVIVATEEGLKRVPEGLRAGSYALGATKLETIWHTVLPMASPGIMTGVILAIARAAGEVAPLMMVGAVKFAPNLPFDSEFPYFHLDRQFMHLGVLIYDGAFHSQTDVRSASLMFASCLLLLLVVFVLNIVTVILRRRLRKRYLRGY, translated from the coding sequence ATGGGTAAGTGGTCAATTCGTCAGCTGCTCAGTCATCGTCAACAGCAATCGTATGTCATTAATCTGGGGGCGTTCTGCGCCGCCTTGTTAGTGGTTGCACTGGTTTGTCTTTTGGGGCTCATTACGCTGCGGGGCGTTGATTACTTCTGGCCCCGGCCGGTAGAGAGCATTACCTTTACGTCCCCGACCGGCGAAGTGAAAAACGTTTACGCACAAATTGGCGAGCGCCATATCAATAGTGCTCAGCAAAACGCAACTGCCGAAGTGCTGTTTCAGTATTCTGATCAACACCACCCCTATGGTCGTCAGGTATTAATTGAAAGCCATAATATGGGGCAGGTGAGTAGCGCGCCGCTGGCGGCCAATATTTTGCTGACCGACGGTACCCGGGTGTTTAGCCAGCCAATTGATATTTTGCTGCCGAACGGCGAGAAAGCATCATTGCAACGCTTTCAGGAAGTGCGTGATACCGTCGGTCATATTCGTCAGCAAATAGAATCCTTGCGAGAAACAAGACTCGCGCCCATTCACCGTAATCTGGCGCAGCTCGACTTAAAAGAGGTCGAAGCCAATGCGCCGGCCCGCTTGCGGCTTTATGAGTCGTTTGACCACTGGCAGCAGGAAGTGTTGCGTTTTGAGACTCAGCTTCGTGAATACCAGCTTCATACACGGTTTAGTGATGGCGCCGAATTTGTGATACCCATCGACAGTATTGCCCGGCTCAGCTATCCGGGGCAGCTGGATGTGCTGGGCAAACTCAAGTTGGTCTGGTCGGGGGTTGGTGACTTTCTTACCCAGGCACCCAAACAAGCCAATACCGCCGGCGGCGTATTTCCGGCCCTGTTTGGTACCGTCCTGATGATATTTGTGATGACCATTCTGGTAACCCCTTTTGGGGTGTTGGCCGCGGTATATCTGGTTGAATATGCGCCCAATAACCACTTTACCTCAGTGATCCGTATTTGCGTCAGCAATATGGCCGGTGTGCCATCCATTGTCTACGGCGTTTTTGGCCTGGGCTTTTTTGTGTATTCCGTGGGTGGCAGTATTGATGAGCTGTTTTTTAGTGACTCGCTGCCAGCGCCTACCATGGGGACTCCGGGCGTATTTTGGGCGTCACTGACGATGGCTATTCTTACCCTGCCAGTGGTGATTGTGGCAACCGAAGAAGGGCTTAAACGCGTGCCAGAAGGTTTACGGGCCGGCAGCTACGCGTTAGGGGCAACCAAACTGGAAACCATCTGGCATACTGTACTGCCCATGGCCAGCCCGGGGATTATGACCGGCGTTATACTCGCCATTGCAAGAGCTGCAGGAGAAGTCGCGCCACTGATGATGGTCGGTGCGGTTAAGTTTGCGCCGAATCTGCCTTTTGATAGTGAGTTTCCGTATTTTCACCTCGATCGGCAGTTTATGCATTTAGGGGTATTAATTTACGACGGCGCGTTTCACAGTCAAACAGACGTGCGCAGCGCTTCACTTATGTTTGCCAGCTGTTTATTGTTACTGTTAGTGGTATTTGTATTAAACATCGTCACGGTTATTTTGCGCCGACGTTTGCGTAAACGCTATTTGAGAGGTTATTAG
- a CDS encoding GGDEF domain-containing protein encodes MQYTQTFIQVGLLAVVAFIGIGFTFALPTPRHHLKAKSVVYARWFLFSSWLVVAFQGLAQNGYGNIGLPGVYGAATLSAYLLLMSVNKRYGHEIARIKKYAAALHIVILIGVTLVLKFAQYQPWLAHALALSSIAFPVWLAQKRVQQSLNKETFGSRLLYSVLWLVLLMVLVAVPVYLGNIAPQSPYHLTATFALILVIMLTFMLSFAANILQSLLVKLHSLVHTDPLTGAKNRYFFYETAPKLSAHARRNNEVLSVVACDIDHFKSVNDEHGHVVGDIALKRFCEIIQEQLRLEDTLIRMGGEEFLILSPQCDGEQARLMAERLRETISETKITARDVTISLTASFGVIEMPDNADLLSAVKHADLALFDAKAKGRNQVIMV; translated from the coding sequence ATGCAGTACACACAAACGTTCATCCAGGTAGGATTGCTTGCTGTCGTAGCCTTTATTGGCATCGGCTTTACGTTTGCTTTACCTACTCCCCGTCATCATCTTAAAGCGAAATCAGTTGTTTACGCGCGATGGTTTTTGTTTTCATCCTGGTTAGTTGTGGCGTTTCAAGGGCTCGCTCAAAATGGTTATGGCAATATTGGTTTGCCCGGAGTGTATGGCGCGGCGACGCTGAGCGCGTATTTGCTGCTGATGTCGGTCAATAAACGTTATGGCCATGAAATTGCGCGCATTAAGAAATATGCGGCGGCGCTGCACATTGTTATCCTGATAGGCGTCACTCTGGTCCTGAAGTTTGCGCAGTATCAACCCTGGCTCGCGCACGCGCTGGCGCTAAGCAGCATTGCGTTTCCTGTTTGGCTGGCCCAAAAACGGGTACAGCAATCGCTCAATAAAGAAACCTTCGGATCGCGACTTTTATACAGCGTTTTGTGGCTCGTATTGTTGATGGTGTTGGTGGCGGTACCGGTTTACCTGGGCAACATTGCCCCGCAAAGTCCCTATCATCTTACGGCGACCTTTGCGTTGATTCTGGTTATTATGCTGACATTTATGCTGTCCTTTGCCGCCAACATTTTGCAGTCCCTGTTGGTCAAGTTACATTCTCTGGTGCATACCGACCCGCTGACGGGAGCTAAAAATCGCTACTTCTTTTACGAAACCGCGCCGAAATTAAGCGCACATGCCCGGCGTAATAACGAAGTGCTATCGGTGGTTGCATGTGACATCGATCACTTTAAATCAGTCAATGACGAGCATGGCCACGTAGTGGGCGACATTGCCCTCAAACGCTTTTGTGAAATCATTCAGGAGCAATTACGGTTGGAAGACACCCTGATAAGGATGGGCGGCGAGGAGTTCTTAATTTTATCGCCGCAGTGTGACGGTGAGCAGGCCAGGCTCATGGCCGAACGCCTGCGCGAAACAATTAGCGAAACCAAAATTACGGCGCGTGATGTGACTATTTCACTCACTGCGTCCTTTGGGGTGATTGAAATGCCGGATAACGCAGATTTGTTAAGTGCAGTAAAACACGCCGATCTAGCCCTTTTCGATGCCAAAGCGAAAGGCCGCAATCAGGTTATTATGGTATAG
- the ppx gene encoding exopolyphosphatase: MTTQHESLDSVDSRESSKVAALDIGSNSFHLVVARIVAGSVQILHRVKQKVRLAEGLDSKNVLSDEAMERGLETLRIIAASLEGFEPDSVRIVATYTLRKAVNANRFISAALEIMPYPIEVISGPEEARLIYSGVAHTNHDNGQRLVVDIGGGSTEFIIGEGLTSKLCRSLQMGCVSFTQRFFANGELKAKAFERAITAAEQQMEPIEERYRRLAWQHCLGTSGTIKTLYNLVQKTDNESGMQVPVTLKALKQVMKQFIDAGHIDNLTHPAISEDRRKVIPAGLCVLIAIFKALKIEELEYSPAALREGVLYQMEDELHNNDIRGRTAASLAVRYDVDTTQANLVLGTTKRLFSAVQQPWKLNHSDYPAILGWAALLHEVGLQINTRGVQRHSAYILQNIDMPGFNQAQQELLATLVRFHRKKIRLPDVAAFTQYSNEEIGRLIAVLRVSVLLNIKRQESFLPEFSVDADKHSLTLTFPEDWLASKPIMAADLERESHYLKAVNVTLTVS; encoded by the coding sequence ATGACAACCCAGCATGAGTCACTCGATAGTGTAGACAGCCGCGAATCCAGCAAAGTTGCCGCGTTGGATATTGGCTCTAACAGTTTTCACCTGGTGGTGGCCCGTATTGTCGCAGGCTCGGTGCAAATACTGCACCGCGTTAAACAAAAAGTGAGACTTGCAGAAGGTTTGGACAGCAAAAATGTATTGTCTGACGAAGCCATGGAGCGAGGCCTTGAAACCCTGCGTATTATTGCCGCAAGCCTGGAGGGTTTCGAGCCTGACTCGGTGCGTATTGTAGCTACCTACACGCTGCGTAAAGCCGTTAATGCCAATCGGTTTATTTCTGCTGCGCTGGAAATCATGCCCTACCCGATTGAAGTGATTTCCGGGCCTGAGGAAGCCCGCCTGATTTACTCGGGGGTGGCGCATACCAATCATGACAACGGTCAACGATTGGTCGTGGATATCGGTGGTGGCTCAACCGAATTTATAATCGGTGAGGGACTCACATCAAAACTATGCCGTAGTTTGCAAATGGGTTGCGTGAGCTTTACGCAGCGGTTTTTCGCCAACGGCGAACTCAAAGCAAAAGCGTTTGAGCGGGCAATCACCGCTGCCGAACAACAAATGGAGCCCATAGAAGAGCGTTACCGCCGTTTAGCCTGGCAGCATTGTTTAGGCACCTCTGGCACCATTAAAACCCTGTACAATCTGGTACAAAAAACTGACAACGAATCTGGCATGCAAGTGCCTGTGACCTTAAAAGCCCTTAAGCAGGTTATGAAGCAGTTTATTGACGCCGGTCATATCGATAATCTTACTCACCCCGCCATCAGTGAGGATCGCCGAAAAGTGATTCCCGCCGGATTATGCGTGCTCATCGCAATATTCAAAGCGCTAAAAATCGAGGAACTTGAATACTCGCCAGCGGCGCTGCGAGAAGGCGTGCTTTACCAGATGGAAGATGAACTGCACAACAATGATATTCGCGGCCGGACGGCGGCGAGTCTGGCGGTCAGGTACGATGTCGATACTACCCAGGCTAACCTGGTGCTCGGTACAACCAAACGCTTATTCAGTGCTGTTCAACAGCCATGGAAGCTCAATCATAGTGACTACCCGGCAATTCTCGGCTGGGCGGCGTTGCTGCATGAAGTGGGCTTACAGATTAACACCCGGGGCGTACAACGCCACTCGGCGTACATACTACAAAATATAGACATGCCCGGGTTTAACCAGGCCCAACAGGAATTACTTGCAACACTGGTACGTTTCCACCGTAAAAAAATTCGGCTTCCGGATGTGGCTGCTTTTACCCAATACAGTAATGAGGAAATTGGCCGTTTAATTGCAGTGTTACGTGTCAGTGTATTACTCAATATTAAACGCCAGGAAAGCTTTTTACCCGAGTTTAGTGTCGACGCCGATAAGCACAGCCTGACCTTAACATTTCCAGAGGACTGGCTGGCCTCAAAGCCGATTATGGCTGCAGATCTGGAACGTGAAAGTCACTATTTGAAGGCCGTCAACGTTACGCTAACAGTGAGCTAA